The nucleotide sequence ATCTCCGAGCAGATCGCCGACATCCAGAGGGTCGCGGGCGACGCCATCAACGCGATCCAGGCAATCGGCGGTATCATCGGCGAGGTCAACGAGGTTGCCACCGCCATCGCCGCCGCCGTGCAGGAACAAGGTGCGGCAACGCAGGAGATCACCCGCAGCACGCAATATGCGGCGCAGGGCACCAAGAACGTCTCGGACAACATCACCGGCGTCAAAGCCGACGCCGACACCGCGGCCGGCGCGGCGGAGAACGTGAGACAGGCTTCGGAGATGCTGGAAACCCAGAGCCATCAGCTCGACCAGCAGGTCAGCGACTTCCTCGGCAAGATCCGGGCGGCGTAGGGCGCGGCGGCGTCACACCCTCAGTGTCGTCCCGGCGAAGGCGGAGATTGAGGCGGGAGTGTCGCAACTCACGCGACGTCGTCCTGGCGAAAGCCAGGACGACGGTGGAGCGATGACCCGACCGCCCTACCCCACCGTCCCTACTCCTTCGCGACCACCGGCAGATGGCGGAATTTGGCGCGGACCTTCGCCGGCAGCGGGGAGAAGTTCATCGCGCCGCCACCGCGATCGTCGGCGTTGCGATTGGCGACGACCAGGCCGTTCCGGCCGGCGACGATGTCGCCCTTGCGCAACGTCGGGTCGTCCTCGACCTTGACCGGCGCGAGTCCGACCGTGTCCTTGCCGTTACAGGTGCAGCCCGTCACGATCTCGTTGCGATAGCGGAATGCGTTCGGCAGGTCGGAATAGGATTGTCCGCTGTCGGTCGTGGCGTCGTCGATGTTGCTGCCATAGACCAGCGAAGTTTCCGCGGCCGGGCAAAAGCTCTTGCAGGATTGCGCCTTGCTCTCGGCGTCATTCCCTTGCGCCGGGAAGTAGCGTCCGTCGCAACCGCGCACGCAATAGGCCGCGCCGCCGCCGTAGACCGCCCGCGAGCGTGGTGTGTCGTAACGCGGCATGTCGTCGGTCGGGAACGGCAACTGGATCTGTGGCGGCGGCCGCAGGCGGAAACCGCCGAACAGCGCCGAGAAGAAATCCTCCGCATACGCTGGCGGCGTCGTCAGCGCGAGGCTGAGGGAGGCGGCGGCAAATAGCGCCGCCGCGGTCAGGGCCGGTTTGCTGATCGAACGTCTCGTCATGCGACCTCATGTACTCTTCAGTTCACGACGACGCCGAGATGTTCAGGGCCTGGCGGCCGGAAGGCTGCGTCGTCACCGCCGGGCGCTTGCGCACGGGATCGCCGCTCCTGTCGCCCCCGCTTCCCTTGGCCATCAGCGGCGCGTTCTTCGGCAGCACCACGACCCTGGCGCCGAGATTGACGCGGCCGAACAGGTCGATGACGTCCTCGTTGGTCATGCGGATGCAGCCGGAGGAGACGAACTTGCCGATCGTGGTGGGATCGTTGGTGCCGTGGATCCGGTATTCGCTCGAGCCGAGATATATCGCGCGTGCGCCGAGCGGATTGCCCGGGCCACCGGCGACGAAACGCGGCAGATAGGGCTGGCGCGCGATCATCTGGGCCGGCGGATGCCAGTCCGGCCATTCCGCCTTGCGCGCGACGTTCTGCACGCCCGACCAGGTGAAGCCCTCGCGGCCGACACCGACGCCATAGCGAATGGCGCGGCCGTTGCCGAGCACATAATAGAGATAGGTGTTGCCGGTATCGATGACGATGGTACCGGCCGGCTCGCTGCGGTCGAAGCTGACGATCTGCCGGCGAAGGCGCTCGGGCAGCGCGGTATCGTCGGAGGTTTGCGGCTCCTCGCTCAGGGTGGCCTGCGGAGCAGCCTGGCCGTGCGAATACGCCAGCGGCTGCATCGGCGCATAACCGAACATCTGGGCGTGCGCGGCGCCGAACGGCGCGGTCAACAATGCGGTCGCGAAGGCAAGCGCGGTGGCGGCGCGCGGCGAGAAGCGGCGGCGGACTGCAGATAACTTTGTCATGTGCTGCCCCATGGGATGTGTGCATCTGGGTGATGACGCACTGCCCCAACAAACGCCGCGGGACCGACTCAGGTTCCGAGGCCCTTTGCGGCAGCGACGTCACAGTCAAGCGAGTGCTTCTTCGCGAAGGCGCGACGGAACCCACATACGCCTGGCGCGTTGTGGCTTCATCAATGGGCGCGCGGAGCAGATTTTCCGTGCGGGAGAGGTATTGTGCGCGTCCTTCCCAGTGAACGTCTCATTCCCGGCAACGGCGAGGGCGCACCACTTTCCGACAGCCACCGCGAGCTGCCGCCCATCATCCGTCGTACCGAGTTCGTCGCGTTTGCGCTGGCGGGGCTGCTGGTGATTGCGATCGCCGCCGTGCTGTATGTCGGCAAGGCGTTCTTCCTGCCCGTCGTGATGGCCTTCGTCACCGGCACGATGCTGTCGCCGGCGGCGAGCTTCCTGGAGCGGCGGAAGGTACCGCGCGCGCTCGGCGCGGTGCTGATCGTGATCGCGGTGACCACCGTCGTCGCCTTCGTCGTCGCGCTGATCGCCTCGCCGGCGATGGAGTGGCGCTCGCGCCTGCCGGAATTGGGTGCGGAGCTGAAGGAGAAGCTGCACGTCTTCGATCGGCCGCTCGCGTTCTGGCAGGAGCTGCAGACGATGGTCGGCGGCAGCCCGGATGGGCTGCCGAGCTTCCAGATGCCGAAATTTGAATGGGTGCAGCCGACGCTGGAATTCCTGTCACCGACCTTCACCGAATTCCTGTTGTTCTTCGCCACCCTGATCCTGTTCATCGCGAGCTGGCGCGACCTGCGGCGGGCGCTGATCATGACTTTCAGCGACCACGACGCGCGACTGCGCACGCTTCGGATCCTCAACGAGATCGAGATTCATCTCGGCAATTACCTCTTGACCGTGACCGTCATCAATATCGGCGTCGGCATCGCCACCGGGATCGTCTGCGCGCTCACCGGCATGCCCAATCCCGCCGGGCTCGGCGCACTCGCCGCGACGCTGAACTTCATCCCGATCATCGGGCCGATCGCGATGTTCGCGGTGCTGGTGGTGGTGGGGCTTGTCGCCTTCCCGACCATCGGCGGCGGCCTCGCCGCCGCGCTCGCCTTCGGCGGCATCACCTTCATGGAAGGGCACTTCGTCACGCCGACGATCATCGGCCGGCACCTGGCGCTGAACGCACTGGCCGTCCTGCTCGCGCTGGCGTTCTGGACTTGGATGTGGGGACCGGTTGGCGCCTTCCTGTCGTCGCCGCTGCTGATCGTCGCCCTGATCGTGAAGGAGCATCTTTTGCCGGCGGATTCGCCGCAGCTTCCGCAGGACTGACCGGTTTCCGGTAACGGAACTTACGCGATGGCGAAACGTTTCCCGGTCATCTCAGCCGCCAACAATTCGGAGCTCGTGATGTCGACGACCAATGGCGAAACCGGGATGAGCGACTGGACCGACAAAGCCACCAGAGAACGCCTCGAGAAGGATGTAGCAGCCGTGAAAAGCGATATCGCAACCCTCACAGAACAGATCACCGATGCGCTCAACACCTTCGCCAATTCCGCCGGCAAGCAGGCGCGGCGCGGCTATCGCCAGGCGCGCCAGAACATGGATTCGACGATGGAGGACATGTCGGACCGCGGCAGCGCGATGATGGACGCTGCACAGGACGCCTACGGCTCGATCGAGGAGACGCTGGAGGACGCGATCACGCAGCGCCCGCTCGCGACCGTCGGGCTCGCACTCGGCATCGGCTTCCTGATCGGCATCGCCTGGCGTCGCTGACGATGCGGAACGACCGTTCATTGAATTGATGGCGGCGCTCCGCGCCGCCGCCGGCGTGTGGGGGTTGAGGAGCAAGGCCATGTTTCAGCGCATCATCGACAGCATCAGCGCCTCGACCGGCACGACGCTGCGGCTGACCTCGCTTGCTGCAGGCGCCGCCCTCGCGCTCTTCATCACGACAAGCTTCCTGTGCGCGGCAGCGTTCATCGCGGTCCTGGAGAAATATGGTCCGGTGCAGGCGTGCCTCACCGGCGCCGGGGTCTTCTTCCTGCTCACGCTCGCAGCGGCCGGCACGTATTTGGGCTACAAGCGGGCCGTGGAGAATCGCGCCCGCATCGCCGCCGAGCGCGCAGCGAAGTCGGCGGCGCACAGCATGCTGGCCGATCCCATGCTGCTCGCAACCGGGCTTCAGATCGTCCGTGCCATCGGCGTCAAGCGCCTGCTGCCGATCCTGGCCATCGGCGGCGTCGCGCTCGGAATCTTGGCGAGCCGCGCTGGCGCGCCTGAAGACGCCTCGGCCGAGCCGGCCGAATGAACGCCAGAGCAAATTGAATACGACCTATTGCTCAGGTACCTCTCCCGAGCGGGAAAAGGTGAACCGCGTTCTTGGCTCGCAACGAGCGGTATCAGGTCACGCAGCGACCAGGCTGAAGCAGCTTTGCGACCTCGGTGAGCGAACTCACCATCGGCTCGCAGGCGACCGTCGGCTTGCTGCGACCCTGCTTCTGCAGCAGAAGCGAAGGCTTGGCGTTGCCGGTCTCGATTACCGCAGGAACCCGCAGCAGGATCGACGTGTCGGCGAGATCGTTGAGCCGCATCGAGACGGTCCGGGTGGAAACCGCCGCCGGCTTCGGCTCGGCGAGCCGATCCGCCTTGCCGGCACGATTGACGAGGTGGCCTGGCTTGTCGGAAATCGCCTGCCAGCGGTCGGCGAGATCATGGCCGGAGGCCAACTGCACTGCACCAAGCGTCGCGGCAATTGCGACGGCGCTCAAAAATACCTTTTGAATCTGTGACATGAGTGTTCGTCCCTCGCCCCATGGCGATCGACGGAACAACGCTGCCGGAATGTCCGAAGTTCTTGGCTGTTACGATCACTTAACCGTGTGCGAAAAAATCGCGGGGTGCAAAAAATCTTGGAATGGCTTGGAACGACTTTCGCGCCTGGGAGTCGTCTCAGCAGCCGGTTATTCCCCCCTGCCCCATAAACCGGCGACGTAGGGCGCGACTGTGGTGATGCCAGTCGCGCCTTACTTTTATCTGCGGCTGACTTTCATGTGCGGCCTACGTGGCCTTCCTTGGCCTTCGCGACAAGCCACTCGCGTCCCTCGGCATAAAGCTTCTCGACCTCGGCGCCGGTCAGGCCCGGCATGTCGCGCTTGACCTTGTAGCCGATCAGCTCCTGCATGTAGGCGAGGTGGCGGTAGCCCTCGGGCAGTGCCGCCAGAGCGTGCGCATCGAGGCGGAGCGTCGCCGACGGATCGACCGGATCGATCCGGTCTTTCTCGTAGATCGGCTGGCGGCGGACGATGCCCCATTTGCCTTGCCGCTTCTCCAGGAAATCATAGAAGCGCCCGGTGCAGACGACGTCGCAGAGCACGTCATGCACGGCCGCGCGCTGCGAGATGGTCATCTTGGTCTGCGCGACGGCGCGCTCACCGGAGAGATCGATGCTGGTGCCGCCGAGGAAATGCAGGATGCGTACGCCCTTCGCAAAGCCTTCCTGGCTGACGCGGATGAAATCCCTCGCCGGCCCCTGAAACCAGGTGGCGGACATCCAGCCTTCCTCATGCCAGACGGTGGCAAAGCGCTCCCAGTCGCCGGCATCGCGCCACACCGCCCAGTTCTCGACGAGGTCGCGGATGGCGAGGCGATCGAGCTGCGGCTGGTCCATGAACACGTCTCCGGTTGCCTAGCGGCCGCAACGCGGCTGCTCCACGAGGTATGAGCGATGCATTCGGTGGCCGTCAAGCGCGGTAAGCCGGCAACAAAAATCCGGCGCACCTTCGGCACGCCGGATCTGATCGTCATCAAGCGCCGAGGCGCCTTCCTTACGCTGCAGGCGCCTTCTCTACGCCGCCGGCGCCTTGGGCGTGCGGTTGCGCGAGTTGCGCTGGAAGAACAGCGCCTGGCTCGCCACTGCCGACACCATCGCTGGCTGGAACGGCTTTGAGATCAGGAACGCCGGCTCGGGGCGCTCGCCGGTGAGGAAGCGCTCCGGATAGGCGGTGATGAACACCACCGGCACTTCGAAAGTGCGCAGGAGCTCGTTGACCGCATCGAGGCCCGAGGAGCCATCGGCGAGCTGGATGTCGGCGAGGATCAGGCCGGGCCGCTTGTTCTTGGCGAGCGCCACCGCATCCGAATGGGTGCGGGCGACACCGACGACGTTGTGGCCGAGATTCTTCACCAGACTCTCGAGGTCCATGGCGATGAAGGTCTCGTCCTCGATGATCAGCACATCCGTAGCGATCTCGGCCGCCATCTCGCGTCCCGCGGCGTCGGCGAGCCGGCGTGTCTCCGCAACATCGGTATTGAGGATGTAGGCGACCTCCTCTTCGGAGAATCCTTCGAGCGACAGCAGCAGGAATGCCTGCCGCGGCAGCGGCGTGATGTTCGACAGCCGCCGCTCGGGCGGCATCGGCAAGGGCGTGACCTCGGCGTCGTCGTTGACGGAGACCGAATTCCATATCTGGGTGAACAGCCGGAACAGGCCGGCCCGTGGTCCGTGGCTCTCGTCGAGCACCGACGGATCCCCGAGCATGGCTTCCAACATGGCTGCGACGTAGGCGTCACC is from Bradyrhizobium sp. ISRA430 and encodes:
- a CDS encoding L,D-transpeptidase, with translation MTKLSAVRRRFSPRAATALAFATALLTAPFGAAHAQMFGYAPMQPLAYSHGQAAPQATLSEEPQTSDDTALPERLRRQIVSFDRSEPAGTIVIDTGNTYLYYVLGNGRAIRYGVGVGREGFTWSGVQNVARKAEWPDWHPPAQMIARQPYLPRFVAGGPGNPLGARAIYLGSSEYRIHGTNDPTTIGKFVSSGCIRMTNEDVIDLFGRVNLGARVVVLPKNAPLMAKGSGGDRSGDPVRKRPAVTTQPSGRQALNISASS
- a CDS encoding DUF2865 domain-containing protein, which gives rise to MTRRSISKPALTAAALFAAASLSLALTTPPAYAEDFFSALFGGFRLRPPPQIQLPFPTDDMPRYDTPRSRAVYGGGAAYCVRGCDGRYFPAQGNDAESKAQSCKSFCPAAETSLVYGSNIDDATTDSGQSYSDLPNAFRYRNEIVTGCTCNGKDTVGLAPVKVEDDPTLRKGDIVAGRNGLVVANRNADDRGGGAMNFSPLPAKVRAKFRHLPVVAKE
- a CDS encoding nuclear transport factor 2 family protein, which produces MDQPQLDRLAIRDLVENWAVWRDAGDWERFATVWHEEGWMSATWFQGPARDFIRVSQEGFAKGVRILHFLGGTSIDLSGERAVAQTKMTISQRAAVHDVLCDVVCTGRFYDFLEKRQGKWGIVRRQPIYEKDRIDPVDPSATLRLDAHALAALPEGYRHLAYMQELIGYKVKRDMPGLTGAEVEKLYAEGREWLVAKAKEGHVGRT
- a CDS encoding response regulator; this translates as MSRSQLVAEHLPLLRRYARALTGSQPSGDAYVAAMLEAMLGDPSVLDESHGPRAGLFRLFTQIWNSVSVNDDAEVTPLPMPPERRLSNITPLPRQAFLLLSLEGFSEEEVAYILNTDVAETRRLADAAGREMAAEIATDVLIIEDETFIAMDLESLVKNLGHNVVGVARTHSDAVALAKNKRPGLILADIQLADGSSGLDAVNELLRTFEVPVVFITAYPERFLTGERPEPAFLISKPFQPAMVSAVASQALFFQRNSRNRTPKAPAA
- a CDS encoding AI-2E family transporter — translated: MRVLPSERLIPGNGEGAPLSDSHRELPPIIRRTEFVAFALAGLLVIAIAAVLYVGKAFFLPVVMAFVTGTMLSPAASFLERRKVPRALGAVLIVIAVTTVVAFVVALIASPAMEWRSRLPELGAELKEKLHVFDRPLAFWQELQTMVGGSPDGLPSFQMPKFEWVQPTLEFLSPTFTEFLLFFATLILFIASWRDLRRALIMTFSDHDARLRTLRILNEIEIHLGNYLLTVTVINIGVGIATGIVCALTGMPNPAGLGALAATLNFIPIIGPIAMFAVLVVVGLVAFPTIGGGLAAALAFGGITFMEGHFVTPTIIGRHLALNALAVLLALAFWTWMWGPVGAFLSSPLLIVALIVKEHLLPADSPQLPQD
- a CDS encoding DUF883 family protein codes for the protein MSTTNGETGMSDWTDKATRERLEKDVAAVKSDIATLTEQITDALNTFANSAGKQARRGYRQARQNMDSTMEDMSDRGSAMMDAAQDAYGSIEETLEDAITQRPLATVGLALGIGFLIGIAWRR